A genomic window from Triticum urartu cultivar G1812 chromosome 7, Tu2.1, whole genome shotgun sequence includes:
- the LOC125520206 gene encoding transaldolase translates to MALSISAPTSSPFLPAPRQAGRWSSSPSSAKPAVFSLRRPVVAARAAAGNAPSSPAGAVVTELDVVSSFSEIVPDTVVFDDFEKFAPTAATVSSSLLLGIAGLPDTKFKSAIDTALVDGECNTMENPGDRMSCYLTKALGNVGAELAHQVPGRVSTEIDARLAYDTQGIVQRVHELLQIYNEHDIPSERLLFKIPATWQGIEASRLLESEGTQTHLTFVYSFAQAAAAAQAGASVVQIFVGRIRDWAKNHSGDPEIDEALKKGEDAGLALVKKAYVYIHKNGYKTKLMAAAVRNKQDVFSLLGIDYIIAPLKILQSLDESVTDSDEKYGYVQRLTPSLDKMYNFSQEELVKWDQLSLAAAMGPAAEELLASGLEGYANQARRVEELFVKIWPPPNV, encoded by the exons ATGGCGCTCTCCATTTCCGCACCCACCTCGTCTCCCTTCCTCCCCGCCCCCCGCCAG GCCGGCAGGTGGAGCTCGTCACCAAGCTCGGCTAAGCCCGCGGTTTTTAGCCTCCGGAGGCCGGTTGTGGCGGCACGGGCCGCCGCCGGCAACGCGCCCTCTTCCCCCGCAGGCG CGGTCGTAACTGAGCTCGACGTGGTCTCCAGCTTCAGCGAGATCGTGCCGGACACAGTCGTGTTCGATGATTTTGAGAA GTTTGCACCAACGGCGGCCACCGTGAGCTCTTCACTGTTGCTTGGGATCGCAGGGCTACCGGATACCAAGTTCAAG AGTGCCATAGATACCGCATTGGTAGATGGTGAATGTAACACAATGGAGAATCCTGGGGACCGGATGTCCTGTTACCTTACCAAG GCCCTGGGGAATGTTGGAGCTGAGCTGGCTCATCAAGTTCCTGGAAGAGTGTCCACGGAAATAGATGCTCGATTGGCTTACGATACCCAAGGAATCGTCCAGAGG GTGCATGAACTGTTGCAGATATACAATGAACATGATATCCCATCAGAACGTCTGTTATTCAAAATTCCTGCTACATGGCAA GGTATAGAAGCGTCAAGATTACTTGAATCTGAAGGAACTCAAACACATCTAACATTCGTTTACAG TTTTGCACAAGCAGCAGCTGCAGCGCAAGCTGGTGCATCAGTCGTACAAATATTTGTGGGGCGTATTCGG GATTGGGCAAAGAATCACTCTGGTGACCCAGAGATTGATGAAGCTTTAAAGAAGGGAGAAGATGCTGGGCTTGCCTTG GTGAAGAAAGCGTATGTGTACATTCACAAGAATGGGTACAAGACAAAGTTGATGGCCGCTGCCGTGCGCAACAAGCAAGACGTGTTTAGCCTTCTGGG GATCGACTACATCATCGCGCCCCTGAAGATACTGCAGTCCTTGGATGAATCTGTGACCGATTCCGATGAAAAGTACGGTTATGTCCAGAGGCTGACTCCTTCGCTTGACAAGATGTACAACTTCAGCCAAGAGGAG CTTGTGAAATGGGACCAGCTGAGCCTGGCGGCGGCGATGGGGCCAGCGGCGGAGGAGCTGCTTGCTTCTGGGCTGGAAGGGTACGCGAACCAGGCGCGGCGCGTGGAGGAGCTCTTCGTCAAGATCTGGCCACCCCCCAATGTTTGA